A genome region from Stenotrophomonas maltophilia includes the following:
- a CDS encoding phosphoglycerol transferase I, whose protein sequence is MLWILLLSLLLLCWLFLASDKWVWWKASAFSLLLLALSAWWLIDKLSGDGLNAATLYHLGADMEGAGVSDFKGYIAGFIVLALVSLLPLFATRVKRWRRPGHGGAWFAGFIAVWVGTIMFSPLARDGQRLYQQLRPVDFARIAPEYQVPTQPLQRPRNIVWIYGESLERTYLDEAVFPGLMPNLNRLASESLDVRGLASAEGSGWTIAGLVSSMCGVPLTTSQGDENSMDRMGSFLPKAVCLGDYLKQQGYTNHYLGGANGQFAGKGQFLASHGFDEVHDLAWFKQQKKIGRIHYSAWGVHDDVLLDTAYQRFEQLSRAGSPFMLTTLTMDTHHPAGHLPVSCKGERYQSQYGNIGLLNALKCTDRLISQLVERIQASPYGKDTLIVIASDHLAMPNDLSHVLAKQQRENLLLFLGDGVTPRQLAVEDGSTLDSGATLLSLLDPNLQTMGFGRSLLDDKRAPSASVAARRDGGRDYPQYLAFARSLWLGEPTRELKIDGDDQVVVGLQHVQPPVLLEYDKDWGLKSVYLENTSRQFDDADPDNTLAYVDRCTAFEDGSADGDWCALLVNRDNGIKLYRDNDLRGGIAVDAPLDPFQGPRPSVRQAHMITQKGRRTRAGQYMLQLVASTRPDRGFWIEAVSSQRKVVLAQQWVQPDANGKINVSFGLDHEVDDLEIRAWLNHAEKLAVDTFALVPSRSRPRG, encoded by the coding sequence ATGCTCTGGATACTGCTGCTGTCGTTGTTGCTGCTGTGCTGGTTGTTCCTCGCGTCCGACAAGTGGGTGTGGTGGAAGGCCAGTGCGTTCTCGCTGCTGCTGCTTGCGCTCAGCGCATGGTGGCTGATCGACAAGCTGTCCGGTGATGGGCTCAACGCCGCCACCCTGTACCACCTGGGCGCCGACATGGAAGGCGCCGGTGTCTCCGATTTCAAGGGCTATATCGCCGGCTTCATCGTGCTGGCGCTGGTCTCGCTGCTGCCGCTGTTCGCCACGCGGGTGAAGCGCTGGCGCCGGCCCGGCCATGGAGGCGCCTGGTTTGCCGGCTTCATCGCAGTGTGGGTGGGCACGATCATGTTCAGCCCGTTGGCCCGCGACGGCCAGCGCCTGTATCAGCAGCTGCGCCCGGTCGATTTCGCCCGCATCGCACCTGAGTACCAGGTGCCGACGCAGCCACTGCAGCGTCCGCGCAACATCGTCTGGATCTATGGCGAAAGCCTGGAACGTACCTACCTGGACGAGGCCGTGTTCCCCGGCCTGATGCCCAACCTCAACCGCCTGGCGTCCGAGTCGCTGGACGTGCGTGGCCTGGCCTCGGCCGAAGGCAGCGGCTGGACCATCGCCGGCCTGGTGTCGTCGATGTGCGGCGTACCGCTGACCACCTCGCAGGGCGATGAGAACAGCATGGACCGCATGGGCAGCTTCCTGCCCAAGGCGGTGTGCCTCGGCGACTACCTGAAGCAGCAGGGCTACACCAACCACTATCTTGGCGGTGCCAACGGCCAGTTCGCCGGCAAGGGCCAGTTCCTGGCCAGCCACGGTTTCGATGAAGTGCATGACCTGGCCTGGTTCAAGCAGCAGAAGAAGATCGGCCGCATCCATTACTCGGCCTGGGGCGTGCACGATGACGTGCTGCTGGACACCGCCTACCAGCGCTTCGAGCAGCTCTCGCGTGCCGGCTCGCCGTTCATGCTGACCACGCTGACCATGGATACCCATCACCCGGCCGGGCACCTGCCGGTGTCGTGCAAGGGCGAGCGCTACCAGAGCCAGTACGGCAACATCGGCCTGCTCAATGCACTCAAGTGCACCGACCGCCTGATCTCGCAGCTGGTCGAGCGCATCCAGGCCAGCCCGTATGGCAAGGACACGTTGATCGTGATCGCTTCCGATCATCTGGCGATGCCCAACGATCTCAGCCATGTGCTGGCCAAGCAGCAGCGCGAAAACCTGCTGCTGTTCCTCGGCGACGGCGTGACGCCTCGCCAGCTGGCGGTGGAAGACGGTTCAACGCTGGACTCCGGCGCCACCCTGCTCAGCCTGCTCGACCCGAACCTGCAGACCATGGGCTTTGGCCGCTCGCTGCTGGATGACAAGCGCGCGCCGAGCGCCAGCGTCGCCGCGCGCCGCGACGGTGGCCGCGACTACCCGCAGTATCTGGCGTTCGCCCGTTCGCTGTGGCTGGGTGAACCGACCCGTGAACTGAAGATCGACGGCGACGACCAGGTGGTGGTCGGCCTGCAGCATGTGCAGCCACCGGTTCTGCTGGAGTACGACAAGGACTGGGGTTTGAAGTCGGTATATCTGGAAAACACCTCACGCCAGTTCGATGATGCCGACCCGGACAATACCCTGGCCTATGTCGATCGCTGTACCGCGTTCGAGGACGGCTCGGCCGATGGCGACTGGTGCGCCCTGCTGGTCAACCGCGACAACGGCATCAAGCTCTACCGTGACAACGACCTGCGTGGCGGCATCGCCGTGGATGCACCGCTGGACCCCTTCCAGGGCCCGCGCCCGAGCGTGCGCCAGGCGCACATGATCACGCAGAAGGGCCGCCGCACCCGCGCCGGCCAGTACATGCTGCAGCTGGTGGCGAGCACGCGCCCGGATCGCGGTTTCTGGATCGAGGCGGTGTCGTCGCAGCGCAAGGTGGTGCTGGCCCAGCAGTGGGTGCAGCCCGATGCCAATGGCAAGATCAACGTATCGTTCGGGCTGGACCACGAAGTGGACGATCTGGAGATCCGCGCGTGGTTGAACCATGCCGAGAAGTTGGCGGTGGATACGTTCGCACTGGTGCCCTCGCGCAGCCGACCGCGCGGGTAG
- a CDS encoding DUF3772 domain-containing protein — protein MAGVSSFLQSIRARGPWLVLLLCTAFLLSAPVLAQDEDPTPKQQLADIDAKLKEVDRKRGDAAAIETLAMLSEDASKARRDAEALEKSLQPQLDRLDEQLAQLGTPAEGATEPPELAAQRRILNKQRDGLAASVAQAKTSAVRAQQLATDIDQQRAAQRTEELGQKVASPLSPALWSKVAERLPIDIARVAPLAEQGRDTLVAGIGANGWGTPLLGLVAALVMMFPLRLWLRRLGRQFAASDRAPDGRLRRSGLAMWLLLVGTLLPGYAVVVLMAALDAVDAIAPRLQVVADGLETATFRAAFIAALSACLLVPKRPSWRLLNLDDTAALKLRKYAWGAAALAWLSAVLVALDQATRTSDVTTVALDGLIALTYLGLIMAMLVTLARLHRRQTAEAEAKLEAQADGQGPSTPVRRSSWLVLARVAGNIAVVAAIIATLLGYLNFAKFVNQQLIGGSIVVLAATLLFKFVDDLSTWMLNADSKVGQTILLSTGLSVSRLEQAGVLLSAALRTIVVLIALLALVAPFGNIGAVVERFSSLFTSGFDIGGTKLEPVRIVLAVLVLLAGLAVTQLVQRWLTDTYLPKTELDLGARNSVSTVARYVGIIIAVIWALSAMGLQLSKLALLVSALSVGIGFGLQVITQNFVSGLILLAERPVKIGDWVKLGDQEGDIRRISLRSTEIQVGDKSTLIVPNSELVTKTVRNMTMGNNQGRIQIQFAVPPSTDVGNLRQALLDAYTAHTNVLKQPAPTVYIDSIAGGQITINSFAYVASPRQVYATRSDLYFSLLQILAERNIPLSTPTDIHITRDPQE, from the coding sequence GTGGCTGGCGTGTCTTCTTTCCTGCAATCGATCCGTGCACGGGGGCCTTGGCTGGTCCTGCTGCTGTGCACTGCCTTCCTGCTGTCGGCACCGGTGCTGGCACAGGATGAGGACCCCACGCCGAAGCAGCAGCTGGCGGATATCGATGCGAAGCTGAAGGAAGTCGACCGCAAGCGTGGTGATGCCGCGGCCATCGAAACATTGGCCATGCTGTCCGAGGACGCTTCGAAGGCCCGGCGTGACGCCGAGGCGCTGGAGAAGTCGCTGCAGCCGCAGCTGGACCGTCTCGACGAACAGCTGGCGCAGCTGGGCACGCCTGCCGAGGGCGCCACCGAGCCGCCCGAACTGGCGGCGCAACGGCGCATCCTCAACAAGCAGCGCGACGGACTGGCCGCATCGGTGGCCCAAGCCAAGACCAGCGCGGTGCGTGCCCAGCAGCTGGCGACCGACATCGACCAGCAACGCGCCGCGCAGCGCACCGAAGAGCTGGGGCAGAAGGTGGCCTCGCCGCTGTCGCCTGCGCTGTGGAGCAAGGTGGCCGAGCGCCTGCCGATCGATATCGCACGCGTTGCGCCGCTGGCCGAGCAGGGGCGTGACACGCTGGTCGCTGGCATCGGCGCCAATGGCTGGGGCACGCCGCTGCTGGGCCTGGTGGCCGCGCTGGTGATGATGTTCCCGCTGCGGTTGTGGCTGCGCCGCCTGGGGCGGCAGTTCGCCGCGTCTGACCGCGCGCCTGATGGCCGCCTGCGCCGGTCTGGCCTGGCCATGTGGCTGCTGCTGGTGGGCACGTTGCTGCCCGGCTATGCCGTAGTGGTGCTGATGGCGGCGCTGGACGCCGTTGATGCGATCGCACCGCGCCTGCAGGTGGTGGCCGACGGGTTGGAAACCGCGACCTTCCGCGCCGCGTTCATCGCGGCGCTCAGCGCCTGCCTGCTGGTGCCCAAGCGCCCCTCATGGCGATTGTTGAATCTGGACGACACCGCCGCACTGAAATTGCGCAAGTACGCCTGGGGCGCGGCGGCGCTGGCCTGGCTGAGCGCGGTGCTGGTCGCCCTCGATCAGGCCACGCGCACCAGCGACGTCACCACGGTGGCGCTGGATGGCCTGATTGCACTGACCTACCTCGGCCTGATCATGGCCATGCTGGTGACGCTGGCGCGCCTGCACCGCCGGCAGACCGCCGAGGCCGAAGCCAAGCTGGAAGCGCAGGCCGACGGGCAGGGCCCGAGTACGCCGGTGCGCCGCAGCAGCTGGCTGGTGCTGGCGCGCGTGGCAGGCAACATCGCGGTGGTGGCAGCGATCATCGCCACGCTGCTGGGCTATCTGAATTTCGCCAAGTTCGTGAACCAGCAGCTGATCGGCGGCAGCATCGTGGTGCTGGCGGCGACGCTGCTGTTCAAGTTCGTCGATGACCTGAGCACCTGGATGCTCAACGCCGACAGCAAGGTCGGCCAGACCATCCTGCTCAGCACCGGGCTGAGCGTATCGCGGCTGGAGCAGGCCGGCGTGCTGCTGTCGGCAGCACTGCGCACCATCGTCGTACTGATCGCGCTGCTGGCCCTGGTGGCGCCATTCGGCAACATCGGCGCAGTGGTCGAGCGGTTCTCGTCGCTGTTCACTTCTGGGTTCGATATCGGCGGAACCAAGCTGGAGCCGGTGCGCATCGTGCTGGCCGTGCTGGTGCTGCTGGCCGGCCTGGCGGTCACCCAGCTGGTGCAGCGCTGGCTGACCGACACCTACCTGCCCAAGACCGAACTGGACCTGGGCGCACGCAATTCGGTGAGTACGGTTGCCCGCTATGTGGGCATCATCATCGCGGTGATCTGGGCGCTGAGCGCGATGGGCTTGCAGCTGAGCAAGCTGGCATTGCTGGTCAGCGCGCTGTCGGTGGGTATCGGCTTCGGCCTGCAGGTGATCACCCAGAACTTTGTTTCCGGCCTGATCCTGCTGGCCGAGCGCCCGGTGAAGATCGGCGACTGGGTGAAGCTGGGTGACCAGGAAGGCGACATCCGCCGCATCAGCCTGCGCTCGACCGAGATCCAGGTGGGCGACAAGTCGACGCTGATCGTGCCCAACTCCGAGCTGGTCACCAAGACCGTGCGCAACATGACGATGGGCAACAACCAGGGCCGCATCCAGATCCAGTTCGCGGTACCGCCCAGCACGGATGTCGGCAATCTGCGGCAGGCGCTGCTGGATGCGTACACCGCGCACACCAACGTGCTGAAGCAGCCGGCGCCGACGGTCTACATCGACAGCATTGCCGGTGGCCAGATCACCATCAACAGCTTCGCGTACGTGGCCAGCCCGCGGCAGGTCTACGCCACCCGCAGCGATCTGTACTTCAGCCTGCTGCAGATCCTGGCGGAGCGGAACATCCCGCTGTCGACCCCGACCGACATCCACATCACCCGCGATCCGCAGGAGTAG
- a CDS encoding lipocalin family protein, which yields MTDHPPLKTVTDLKLPRYLGTWYEIARLPMRHEPEGCTDVSAHYTLLDNGNVGVTNRCRMDGEVEEATGEACAVDNDSARLEVSFLPKGLRWLPFAKGDYWVIQVAPDYSVALVGSPDRKYLWLMAREPRLDATVQDHYLATARLQGFDLSELIHTPHTGRPTA from the coding sequence ATGACCGACCACCCGCCGCTGAAGACCGTCACCGACCTCAAGCTGCCCCGCTACCTGGGCACCTGGTACGAGATCGCACGCCTGCCGATGCGCCACGAACCGGAAGGCTGCACCGACGTGTCGGCGCACTACACCCTGCTCGACAACGGCAACGTCGGCGTCACCAACCGCTGCCGCATGGACGGCGAGGTCGAGGAAGCCACCGGCGAGGCCTGTGCCGTCGACAACGACAGCGCGCGCCTGGAGGTGAGCTTCCTGCCCAAGGGCCTGCGCTGGTTGCCATTCGCCAAGGGCGACTACTGGGTGATCCAGGTCGCCCCGGACTACAGCGTCGCGCTGGTCGGCAGCCCGGACCGCAAGTACCTGTGGCTGATGGCACGCGAGCCACGCCTGGACGCGACCGTGCAGGACCATTATCTGGCGACTGCCCGCCTGCAGGGCTTCGATCTGTCCGAACTGATCCACACCCCGCATACCGGTCGCCCGACAGCCTGA
- a CDS encoding NAD(P)/FAD-dependent oxidoreductase, giving the protein MDLKSGYPWWAVRNGLIHAFPPLEENLRCDVLVVGGGITGALIADELSAHGHEVAVIEQRDIGWGSTAASTALLQYEIDTHLLELAQRYGHDAAARAYLACAEAIPALGDVARGLKDVDFQRMDSLYLASRHRDVPRLMAEGDARRGIGLDARWLGPGELQERFDVGAGGALLTRQAARVDPYRLTYALLQRLRRRGGHVHDRTILHSLDATARGVTARTEAGATIRARHVVLAMGYANQRWLKQRVARNRSSYAFITDPIDADVLGRLRNTMVWESARPYLYLRATGDRRLLVGGLDDAIDIPARRDRRVQSKADQLMKQLLRWFPRLDPVPAFSWGGTFAETADGLPFFGPHEQWGPRVHFAMAYGGNGITYSMIGAQLLRARIERRTHPLAGLFGFGRL; this is encoded by the coding sequence ATGGACCTCAAGAGTGGCTACCCATGGTGGGCGGTTCGCAACGGCCTGATCCACGCCTTCCCACCGCTGGAAGAGAACCTGCGCTGCGACGTGCTGGTGGTGGGTGGTGGCATCACCGGTGCGCTGATCGCCGACGAACTGTCCGCCCACGGCCACGAGGTGGCGGTCATCGAGCAGCGCGACATCGGTTGGGGCAGTACCGCCGCCAGCACCGCGCTGCTGCAGTACGAGATCGATACCCATCTGCTGGAACTGGCACAGCGTTACGGCCATGACGCCGCCGCACGGGCCTACCTTGCCTGTGCCGAGGCCATTCCGGCGCTGGGCGATGTGGCGCGGGGCCTGAAGGACGTGGATTTCCAGCGGATGGACAGCCTGTACCTGGCCAGCCGCCATCGCGACGTGCCGCGCCTGATGGCCGAAGGCGATGCCCGTCGCGGCATCGGCCTGGATGCCCGCTGGCTTGGCCCCGGGGAACTGCAGGAACGTTTCGACGTTGGGGCCGGCGGCGCCCTGCTGACCCGGCAGGCGGCCCGGGTTGATCCGTATCGGCTGACCTATGCGCTGCTGCAGCGCCTGCGTCGGCGCGGCGGCCATGTGCATGACCGCACCATACTGCACAGCCTCGATGCTACCGCGCGCGGGGTGACCGCCCGTACCGAAGCCGGTGCCACCATCCGCGCACGCCACGTGGTGCTGGCCATGGGCTATGCCAACCAGCGCTGGCTCAAGCAACGGGTCGCACGCAACCGCAGCAGCTACGCCTTCATCACCGATCCCATCGATGCGGACGTGCTCGGCCGGCTGCGCAACACGATGGTCTGGGAGAGCGCCCGCCCCTACCTGTACCTGCGCGCCACCGGCGACCGTCGCCTGCTGGTGGGCGGGCTGGACGACGCCATCGACATCCCCGCCCGCCGCGACCGGCGCGTTCAGAGCAAGGCCGACCAGCTGATGAAGCAGCTGCTGCGCTGGTTCCCACGGCTGGACCCGGTGCCGGCGTTCTCCTGGGGCGGCACCTTCGCCGAGACCGCTGATGGCCTGCCGTTCTTCGGCCCGCACGAACAATGGGGACCGCGGGTGCACTTCGCCATGGCCTACGGTGGCAACGGCATCACCTATTCGATGATCGGCGCGCAGCTGCTGCGGGCCCGGATCGAACGGCGCACGCATCCACTGGCGGGGCTGTTCGGGTTCGGGCGGTTGTGA
- a CDS encoding PepSY domain-containing protein yields the protein MLKSLALATVAALAIVPAAQAAPLGMAQVEQTLRKAGYTQIHEIERDDSLWEADVSRADGRFSEVYVDPKTGEIFDEHNGRALLTTEQVLARAQAHGLREIHSLERDGATWSLEARNARNQKVEVRLSGYDGRILHSERDGWLD from the coding sequence ATGTTGAAGTCGCTTGCCCTCGCCACCGTCGCCGCCCTGGCCATCGTACCGGCCGCTCAGGCCGCACCGCTGGGCATGGCCCAGGTTGAACAGACCCTGCGCAAGGCCGGTTACACCCAGATCCACGAGATCGAGCGTGATGACAGCCTGTGGGAAGCGGACGTGAGCCGCGCCGATGGCCGCTTCAGCGAGGTCTACGTGGACCCGAAGACCGGCGAGATCTTCGACGAGCACAACGGCCGCGCGCTGCTGACCACCGAGCAGGTGCTGGCACGGGCACAGGCACATGGCCTGCGCGAGATCCATTCGTTGGAACGCGATGGTGCCACCTGGTCGCTGGAAGCGCGCAATGCCCGCAACCAGAAGGTGGAAGTGCGCCTGAGCGGTTACGACGGCCGCATCCTGCACAGCGAGCGCGATGGCTGGCTGGATTGA
- a CDS encoding PepSY domain-containing protein, translating to MLATLPLLLALANTPTAAAPVQDPAQQVARRAVQQGRYVPLESVVRDALKRYPGQLLEVELDDGVYEVEILRADGVVVELDYDARSGKLLKTELDD from the coding sequence ATGCTCGCCACCCTGCCCCTGCTGCTGGCCCTGGCCAACACCCCGACCGCCGCTGCGCCCGTGCAGGATCCGGCGCAGCAGGTCGCGCGCCGTGCCGTGCAGCAAGGCCGTTACGTGCCGCTGGAAAGCGTGGTGCGCGATGCACTCAAGCGCTACCCGGGGCAACTGCTGGAAGTGGAGCTGGACGACGGCGTCTACGAAGTGGAGATCCTGCGCGCTGACGGCGTGGTGGTGGAGCTGGACTATGATGCGCGCAGCGGAAAGCTGCTGAAGACGGAGCTGGACGACTGA
- a CDS encoding response regulator transcription factor — MRILLAEDDAALAQRLVPLLEQAGYVVHVVADGRQAEEIGQIEDLQAAIVDLGLPGLDGLSVIERWRSNGRGFPVLVLTARGRWHDKLAGFDAGADDYLTKPFQADELVLRLRALIRRSHGHASPRLHCGPLQLDVNAGRFELDGQPLALSPQEFRLLSCFIHHSGQVIGRDRLGEQVFEGGLDPDSNALDVLLGRVRRKLGIELIQTVRGQGWRLAPP, encoded by the coding sequence ATGCGCATTCTGTTGGCCGAAGACGATGCCGCGCTGGCGCAGCGCCTGGTGCCCCTGCTGGAGCAGGCCGGCTACGTGGTGCATGTGGTTGCCGATGGCCGCCAGGCCGAAGAGATCGGCCAGATCGAAGATCTGCAGGCGGCCATCGTCGACCTGGGCCTGCCCGGCCTGGACGGACTGAGCGTGATCGAGCGCTGGCGTAGCAACGGCCGCGGCTTCCCGGTGCTGGTGCTGACCGCGCGCGGGCGCTGGCACGACAAGCTGGCCGGCTTCGATGCCGGTGCCGACGACTACCTGACCAAACCGTTCCAGGCCGACGAACTGGTGCTGCGCCTGCGCGCCCTGATCCGCCGCAGCCATGGCCACGCCAGCCCGCGCCTGCACTGCGGCCCGCTGCAGCTGGACGTCAACGCCGGCCGCTTCGAACTGGACGGACAGCCGCTGGCACTGAGCCCGCAGGAGTTCCGCCTGCTCAGTTGCTTCATCCATCACAGCGGCCAGGTGATCGGCCGTGACCGCCTGGGTGAACAGGTGTTCGAGGGTGGGCTGGATCCCGACTCCAACGCGCTGGATGTGCTGCTCGGGCGCGTACGCCGCAAGCTCGGCATCGAGCTGATCCAAACCGTACGCGGCCAGGGCTGGCGGCTGGCGCCGCCGTGA
- a CDS encoding sensor histidine kinase produces the protein MTRQPSLRRRLLLAGGVGLLLISLLASALLGELFKRSARDRLDHELQQDMLTLVAQVEVAPDGQLQLRQEPNDARFQRVFSGAYWQIAGADGRVLLQSRSLWDETLPATATGPTPRNLAGPLQQSLRARVQQVRLPRAREPFVAVVATDRSALDADVAAFRKRTAIALGVLVAAWLAVLASQVHFGLRPLHRLGAQLERVRRGDAQRIETRGLGAEVAPLGEELNALLEHQQRMVARARTSAQDLAHALKTPLSVLAAEADGDGTHWRATVREQSARMQASVDRYLAAGLAADHRQRTDVAAVAQAMCRLMARVHGERGIAFTAADIDPALQFAGASADLEEMLGNLLDNAGRWAQRQVTVEAETSEGQLRIEVRDDGPGLAADALERVTQRGVRLDEREGSSGLGLAIVGDIAASYGGRLALENAQPGLRATVWLPAG, from the coding sequence GTGACGCGGCAGCCCTCGCTGCGACGGCGCCTGCTGCTGGCCGGTGGCGTCGGCCTGCTGCTGATCTCGCTGCTGGCCAGTGCACTGCTGGGGGAACTTTTCAAGCGCAGCGCGCGTGATCGGCTGGACCACGAACTGCAGCAGGACATGCTGACTCTGGTCGCGCAGGTGGAAGTTGCCCCCGACGGCCAGTTGCAGCTGCGCCAGGAACCGAACGATGCGCGCTTCCAGCGGGTGTTCTCCGGGGCTTACTGGCAGATCGCCGGTGCCGACGGCCGCGTGCTGCTGCAGTCACGCTCGTTGTGGGATGAAACGCTTCCCGCCACCGCCACTGGCCCGACCCCCCGCAACCTGGCCGGGCCGCTGCAGCAATCGCTGCGCGCACGCGTGCAGCAGGTGCGCCTGCCACGCGCCCGCGAACCGTTCGTGGCGGTGGTCGCCACCGATCGCAGCGCACTGGACGCGGATGTTGCTGCATTCCGCAAGCGCACCGCCATCGCGCTGGGCGTGCTGGTCGCCGCGTGGCTGGCGGTGCTGGCCAGCCAGGTGCACTTCGGCCTGCGCCCGCTGCATCGCCTCGGTGCGCAGCTGGAACGCGTACGGCGCGGTGATGCGCAGCGCATCGAAACGCGCGGATTGGGCGCGGAGGTCGCACCGCTGGGTGAAGAACTCAACGCGCTGCTGGAGCACCAGCAGCGCATGGTCGCGCGGGCACGCACCAGTGCACAGGATCTGGCGCATGCGCTGAAGACTCCGCTGAGCGTATTGGCCGCCGAGGCCGACGGCGACGGTACGCATTGGCGTGCCACCGTGCGCGAGCAGAGTGCGCGCATGCAGGCCAGCGTCGACCGTTACCTTGCTGCCGGACTGGCCGCCGACCATCGCCAACGCACCGACGTGGCGGCCGTCGCGCAGGCGATGTGCCGGCTGATGGCACGCGTGCATGGCGAACGTGGCATTGCGTTCACGGCGGCGGATATCGATCCGGCGTTGCAGTTCGCCGGTGCCAGTGCGGACCTGGAAGAGATGCTGGGCAACCTGCTGGACAACGCCGGGCGCTGGGCGCAACGGCAGGTCACTGTCGAAGCAGAAACCAGCGAAGGGCAGCTACGCATCGAAGTGCGCGATGACGGCCCCGGCCTGGCTGCAGACGCGCTGGAACGGGTCACCCAGCGTGGTGTGCGGCTGGATGAGCGTGAAGGCAGCAGCGGGTTGGGCCTGGCGATCGTGGGCGATATCGCCGCCAGCTACGGCGGGCGGTTGGCGTTGGAGAATGCGCAGCCAGGTTTGCGGGCGACGGTGTGGTTGCCAGCGGGGTGA
- a CDS encoding DUF6122 family protein produces the protein MSARAIFHLFLHAAVPALLAWLFWRKRFASAWLLMLLGWVIDLDHLLADPIYAPNRCSIGFHPLHTAPAIAVYAGLCVPKKTRLFGIGLIIHIVLDAIDCWWMHHR, from the coding sequence ATGAGCGCGCGCGCGATCTTCCACCTGTTCCTGCATGCCGCCGTGCCAGCCCTGCTGGCATGGCTGTTCTGGCGCAAGCGTTTCGCCTCGGCGTGGTTGCTGATGCTGCTGGGCTGGGTGATCGACCTGGACCACCTGCTGGCCGATCCGATCTACGCGCCCAACCGCTGCAGCATCGGTTTCCACCCGCTGCATACGGCCCCGGCCATCGCCGTCTACGCGGGGCTGTGCGTGCCGAAGAAAACGCGGTTGTTCGGCATCGGTTTGATCATCCACATCGTGCTGGACGCGATTGACTGCTGGTGGATGCATCACCGTTGA